The region CGGTCGGCCACCGTCGAGAGGTTCTCCGTGATGGTCGGCCACGTCTCGTGGAAGTACTGAAAGTGAGCCGGTTCGCCCGAGGCGGCCGCGCTCCGTCCCGCGAACGCGCGAATAGACGCCGCGAGTCCGGTCGCCGAGAGCGCTCCGAGGAACGTCCGCCGCGTCAGCGCCGACCGACCCGTCTCGTCGTCGGACTCGCCCCCTCCCTCGGTCGTCTCCGCCGACCGCCCGCCGCCGACGGCGGCCGCCCGCGCCGTCCCGTCGGCGTCGGCGTTCGATGGGCTGTCCTCCGAGACGTGCGCGTCGCCGTTTCGGGCCGCGCGGCGCGCGGCCTCTCGTTCCGACGCGCGTCGCCGCCGTCTCTCCGTCGTCTCGTCCGAACGTGTACTATGAGTTACCATAGCACGAGTTACGTACTATTACTTCACGGATATACCTAATGGACGATAATGCTGAATGAACGCTCGCGGCGCCGGTGAACCGACTCGCGAAAACGGTTGCGGTTCGGTGTCTTTTAAGCCGGTCGGGAAGCAACGACGGGATATGAGTAAACAAGCCTCACGGGAGGACGAGGAGGAGGAGCCGTTCTCTCACGGGAAGGATCCGAACTTACAGAGTTCGGAGGTCACGGAGGGTGCGGACCGCGCCCCGCACCGCGCGATGTTCCGCGCGATGGGGTTCGACGACGAGGACTTGGGGTCGCCGATGGTCGGCATCGCCAACCCCGCCGCGGACATCACCCCGTGTAACGTCCACTTAGACGACGTCGCCGACGCCGCCATCGAGGGCGTCGAGGACGCCGGCGGGATGCCCATCGAGTTCGGCACCATCACCATCTCGGACGCCATCTCGATGGGGACCGAGGGGATGAAAGCCTCCCTCATCTCCCGAGAGGTCATCGCAGACTCCGTCGAACTCGTCGCCTTCGGCGAACGGATGGACGCCCTCGTCACCGTCGCCGGGTGCGACAAGAACCTTCCGGGGATGATGATGGCGTCCATCCGGACGGACCTTCCCTCCGTGTTCCTCTACGGGGGGTCCATCATGCCCGGCGAACACGAGGGCCGGGAGGTGACCGTCCAGAGCGTCTTCGAGGGCGTCGGCACGTACGCCGAGGGCGACATGAGCGCCGACGAACTCGACGACTTGGAGCGCAACGCCTGCCCCGGCGCGGGCTCTTGCGGCGGGATGTTCACCGCCAACACGATGGCGTCCATCAGCGAAGCCCTCGGGATGGCACCCCTCGGAACGGCGAGTGCGCCCGCCGAGTCCGAGGAACGCTACGACGTGGCCCGCCGGTCCGGCGAGGCCGTCCTCAACGCCGTCGAGAACGATATCCGCCCCTCCGACGTCCTCTCGAAGAAGTCCTTCGAGAACGCCATCGCCCTGCAGGTGGCCGTCGGCGGGTCGACGAACGCCGTCCTCCACTTGCTCGCACTCGCCGCCGAGGCCGGAATCGACCTCGGAATCGACGAGTTCGACGAGATATCCCGGCGCACGCCGAAGATAGCGAACCTCGAACCCGGCGGGACGAAGGTGATGAAGGATCTCCACGAGGAGGGCGGCGTCCCCGTCGTCATCCGCCGTCTCCTCGACGCCGGCCTGTTCCACGGCGACGCGATGACCGTCACCGGTCGCACCATCGAGGAGGAACTCGAACAACTGGACCTGCCCGACGACGACGACGTCGGCGGCGACTTCATCTACCCCGTCGACGACCCGTATCAGGAGGAGGGCGCCATCAAGATTCTGAAGGGCAACCTCGCGCCCGACGGCGCGGTGCTGAAAGTGACGGGCGACGACAAGTTCCACCACTCCGGCCCGGTGCGCGTCTTCGAGGGCGAAGAGGACGCGATGGCGTACGTCCAAGAGGGCCACATCGAGTCCGGCGACGTCATCGCCATCCGCAACGAGGGCCCGCAGGGCGGCCCCGGCATGCGCGAGATGCTCGGCGTCACCGCCGCCGTCGTCGGACAGGGCCACGAGGACGACGTGGCGCTTCTCACCGACGGTCGGTTCTCCGGGGCGACTCGCGGTCCGATGGTCGGCCACGTCGCGCCCGAGGCGGCGATGGGCGGACCCATCGCCCTGTTGGAGGACGGCGACGAGGTGACCGTCGACATCCCGAACCGCGAACTCTCCGTCGACCTCTCCGAGGAAGAACTCGCAGAGCGAAAGGAGGAGTGGGAACCCCACCCGCCGAACTACACCTCCGGCGTCCTCGCCAAGTACGGCAACGACTTCGGGTCGGCGGCGAACGGCGCGGTGACGAACCCCGGCGCGAAGCGACAGGACTGAGTTAGTCTCCGTTTTCGTCTTTTTCGTTCACGAGACGCGAGGCGTTCTGACGACGGTGAAGGGCGAATTCGAACCGCAAAAAGGGTTCCTTTCACCCTCAGGTAAACACCGTCTGGAGCCTACATATGCAAGCTCGCTCCGCGTAAACGTCCCGGAGACGGAGAAGTATCCTCGAAACGGGAGACGGGTCTTCATCGCAGGACGGCGGTCCGACGTCCGACGTACCCGGCATTGGCAGGCACAACTAGTTGATGAACAGGCCCTGAAGTTCCGATGCCATGAGCAACGACGACACCGAGAGCAACGAGGACGCGCAGGATCAACAGATGGGAGTCGAGTTCGGGTCGCTGGCGGACGAACTCGACGCGGAGGAGTACCCGATGAGCAAAGAGCAAGTCGTGGACAAGTACGGCGACCACGAACTGAACATCGCAGACGGCACGAAGACGGTCCAGGAGGTACTCGGCCAGCAAGGCGACGAGGAGTTCCAGTCGGCGAACGACGTTCAGCAGTCCATCCTCAACATGGTCGGGAGCGAGGCGGTCGGACGACAGCGATACAGCGACAGAGCGTTGGACGACGACCCGCAGGACGGCTCGAACCAGTCGTTCTAACCGCTCGCGTCCGCACCTCGTTTTTTCTTCGAAGACGTTCTTGCCAAAAGGCCTAAATGGCGTATAGAGAGTCCGAGGCGCCACATATGCTGGCACCTGCAGGCCGAACGATTAGCCGAGAAGCAGCGCATTATATTTATGAATGAACGTCTCAGACGTGTCGTCCTCGCTGTCGAATCGGCGAGCGTCGGCCTCCGAGAGAGACGGACGGAGTACGCAGACGACGGACGACGTCGTCGTCGTCTCCAACCGGCAGCCGTACCGGCACGAATACGACGACGAGGGCGGAATAAACGTCAGTCGCCCCACGGGGGGACTGACATCGGCGCTAGACGCGGCGATGCGAGAGCGAAACGGGACGTGGATAGCGTGGGGCGACGGGAGTGCCGACAGAGACGTCGTCGACGACGAAGGCCACGTGACCGTCCCGCCCGACGAGGAGGAAGGCACGTACACGCTCAACCGGGTGTGGCTCTCCGACGAGCAAGTCGAGAACTACTACCTCGGATTCAGCAACCGGGTCCTCTGGCCCGTCTGCCACTCGATGCTGATGAACGTCCACTCCGAGGCGGCGTACTGGCAGAACTACGAGGCGGTGAACGACCAGTTCGTCGACAACGTGGCGAGACACGTCGGCGAATCGACCATCGTCTGGTTCCAGGATTACCACCTGAGCCTCGCGCCGCGGATGCTCGAATCGCGGGTCCCCGACGGCGCGTTTCTCGCGCACTTCTGGCACATCCCGTGGCCCGGATGGGACATGTTCCGGGCGTGCCCGCACGGCGAGGAGATAATCGCCGGCCTCCTCGGGAACGACCTCTTGGGCTTCCACGTCCCGCGGTACGGGGAGAACTTCATGGAGTGCGTAGAGCAGACGCTGCCCGACGCGGACGTCGACAGGGACGCCGCCGAAATCACCTTCCGCGGGAAGACGACGACCATCAAGGCGTTCCCCTTGGGCGTCTCGGTGGACACCATCCGAACGGGCGCGAAGTCGGAGGCGGCCGAGTCGTTCTGGAGCGAGTTCGCGGACGAACACCACCTCGACGAGAAGCGAGTCAGCGTGGGCGTCGACCGCTTGGACTACACCAAGGGCATCCCCGAACGGTTCGAGGCCCTCGAACGACTGTGGGAGGACTCCCCCGAGTGGCGGGGGGCGCTCACCCACGTGCAGATCGGCTCGAAGAGTCGGTCGGAGATAGAGGAGTACATGGACATCCAGACGGAGGTAGAGGAGGAGGCGGCGCGGATAAACGAGCGCTTCGGCACCGACGAGTGGGAGCCGATAGTGTACACGACCGCGCACCTCTCCGACGAGGCGCTGTACGGTGCGTACAGACACGGCGACATCGCCCTCGTCAGCCCCCTTCGGGACGGCATGAACTTGGTCGCACAGGAGTACGTCGCCGCGCAGGGAGACGACGACGACGCCGTCCTCCTCCTCAGCGACCAGACGGGCGCACACGACTACATGGGCGAGTGGACGGTGACCGTCCGCCCGCAGAACACCGACGAGTTCGCGTCCGCCATCGACGACGCGTTGCGCATGCCCGCCAGCGAACGCCGCGAGCGAATGCGCGAACTGCGGAACCGCGTCGAAGACGCCGACGTGTCGCGGTGGATGCACTCCGTCTTCGAGACGATTGCGGAGATGCAGACCGCCGGAACGGGAGGGTCGGACGGTGAGTGAGGACGTCGGTGCCTCGCCGAACGAGAGCGGCGAGACCCCCCTGTTTCGGTCGCGGACGACGGAGGTCGGCGAGTGGTTGGACGACGCCGAGGGACTGACGCTCGGACTCGACTTCGACGGAACGCTCGCGCCCATCGGCGCGGACCCCGAGGAGACTGAGATCTACCCCGACTCCCGGAAGGCGGTCGAGGAACTCGTCGACCACCCCCGAATCGAGGTGACGGTCATCAGCGGACGGGAACTCGCCGACGTGGTCGAACGGGTCGGAATCGACGGCATCGACTACGCCGGCAACCACGGACTGGAGATGCGAATCGACGGCGAGAAGGAAGTCCACCCGGACGCGGTGACCGCCCGATCCGAGATAGAGGACCTCTGCGCCGAGATTCGCTCGGAGATAGACCACGTTCCGGGGAGTTTCGTCGAGGAGAAGGGCGTCACCGCGAGCGTCCACTTCCGGCAGACGCCCGAGGAGTACGTCGAGGAAGTCGTCGCCGCCGTCGAGGAACTCGCCGCCGACTCCGAGGAGGACATCCACGTCGTCTCGGGCAAGCAGATTCGGGAGATTCGCCCCGACGTGGACTGGGACAAAGGGCGCGTGGTGGACCGACTCGACGAACGCGCCCCCGACGGGTGGCGGACGATGTACGTCGGCGACGACACCACCGACGAGGACGCCTTCCGCGCGGTCCAGCCGTCCGGCATCGGCATCCTCGTCGGCGACAGACCCGACACGGACGCCGACTACCGCATCGAAAACCACGAGCAGGTGCCGTCGCTTCTAGAGTGGCTCGCGACGCGGGCGAGTTCGCCGGAGCGGTAACCGACGGCCGTCGCTCCTCGATTCGGGTCGAGCGTCGAGGAACCGGCGCGCCTCGCTTCGCGTCGGCGAAAAATGCTCGCCGTCGGTTCGTTCGACGGCCCGTGCGGGCTACAGTTCCTGCAGTCGAATCTCGTCGCCGGTGATCTCGCGGACGCGCGCCTCCTGAAGCGGGTAGTTGTCGTCGTCCACGTCTCCCCACCCGAGTTTCGCCTTTATCTCGTCGGTGATGCCCGGGTCGGGTTCGACGTAGGCCGTGCCGTGGCGCACCTCGGACACGATGCCGATCTTGTCTCCGCGCTCGTTCACCACGTCTTTGCCTTCCTCGGAGTCGGTCACTTCTACTTGCATACACCCGACACGACACTCGCCCGACCATTGATACGTCTGCCTGCAGATTCAAACTCTCTTCACCAACAGTGTCGAACTCTGTCACGTTTTTCGAATCGGGAGGGTGCGGAAATCAGGACATAAGGCGGGGTGAGAGTCAAGTTTCGCCTATGGTCGGGGAGCGGGCCGCCACAAGTGATTTACAGTTGAGAGATGCCTAGCAGAGTGTGTCAACGAGCACGATAGCCGTCGTGCGCATCCCGTCCTCGGAGTTCGCCCTCAGCGATACGTTCGAGCGGTACCCCGACGTCGAGTTCGACATCGAACGACTCGTCGCTCGGGACTCCGACTCCGCGATGCCGTTCATGTGGGCGCGGGGGAGTAACCTCGACGCCGTCGAAGACGCCCTACGGGAGGACTCCAGCGTCGCCGAGTTGGAGGTTCTCGCCAACCTCGGAGACGAACGGCTCTACCGGATGTCGTGGGTCGCTCACATCCGCCTCGTCATCCACATCCTCCTCGAAGAGGAGGGGACCATCCTCGACGCCCACGGACGGGGCGGGAACTGGCGCCTCCGCATCATGTTCCCCGAACGGGATTCGCTGTCGGCGACGTACGACTTCTGTAGCGAGCACGGCCTCTCCTTCGAAGTCGAGAAGGTGTACGACATGAACGAGAGCGCTCGCGCGGGGCGGTTCGGCCTCTCCGAGGAGCAGTTCGACGCGCTGACGACCGCCGCCGAACACGGCTACTTCCAAGTTCCGCGCGGCGTCACCGCCGAGGAACTCGGGGAGATGCTCGGCATCACTCACCAGTCCCTCTCGGAACGACTCCGCCGGGGGCAGGAGAACCTCATCCGCTCGACGCTTCTCATCGACGACCCCGACGTCGAGTGAGTCGGCGGCCGCGAACGGGGACGACGCCGCCGGGGGACAGGCCGCTGACACGACCGCGGTGCGTACCGTTCGGATCGACCGCCGTCTCAATTCTTGCCGCACGGAGCCTCTCCCGGCCGATGAACGAGGTGAGTAATATGACCTTCGGAACTGGCTATTATGCCTCTTTGTGAATAATTATTATAGTTTCGGGAGTGTTCAGATGTACCGTGTCCGACCGAGGAGAATCGGAGGATGCGCTCGCCGCCGACCCGACGGTGACGGCCGCCCCTCGGCCTCACCTACCGGAGGCGTCGGCGGCGGGGGTCGTGCGCTGCCACCCGGTAGCCGCCGTCGACGGCGGGCGATCGGACAGTATCGGTGTGCCCCGGACCTCCGAACTCGACGCCGACGTTCGGCGTCCGGTCGGAGGCGGCTGACCGAGGATACGGTTTTCCAAAATCGAACCACAGACACGACCGTTTCGGAGATACACTATGACAGACAACGACACTCACTCACCTGCGGACGAAGCGAACGTCGAGACGGACGGTGGCGTGGCCACGCAAGCGGCCCGCGACCACCGAAACATCGACTATCTCAACCGGGAGGTGAACCTCCTCCGGCCGAGTACCCCGTTCATGCGGGACCACTTGCGGATTATTCGGACCGGATTCGTCATCTGGGCCCTCATCGTCTTCGGTCCGGTGACGCTGACCGCCGTCGCACCGGACGTGATGACGACGACGCTTCCGGTCATCGGCTTCCCGTTGCACTACTTCCTCGTCGCGGTCGGAGCGCCGTCCGGCGCTCTCATCCTCGCGTTCTGGTACGCCCGGAAGCGCGACGCCTTAGACGAGAAGTACGGCATCTCCCACCAGACCGTCACGGAGGACCGCGGCGGCGGCCCGGAGGGAGCGACCGCTGACGGAGGGGTGACCGAATGATGGAGGTTCTACTCCAGAGCGGACTGCTACCGGAGGGACTCAACGTCTCGTTCAAACTCCTCCCGGCCATCCTCGTCACGGGGATGCTACTGCTGTTCCTCGTCATCGGCTACGTGTTCAAAGTCGCCGACACCGAGGGCATGTGGGTCGCCGGGCGGTCCATCGGCAACGTCGAAAACGGGATGGCCATCGGTGCCAACTGGATGTCGGCGGCGTCGTACCTCGGGATGGCGGCGCTCATCGCCACCTCCGGGTTCTACGGGCTGTCGTTCATCGTCGGCTGGTCCACGGGCTACTTCATCCTGCTCATCTTCATGGCCGCGCAGATGCGCCGGTTCGGGAAGTACACCGCCCCGGACTTCGTCGGCGACCGCTTCAACTCCGATAGCGCCCGCGCCATCGCCGCGGTGACGACGTTCCTCATCGGGTTCGTCTACGCCATCGGCCAAGCCCGCGGGATGGGTCTGGTCGGCCTGTACATCTTCGGCGACATCGGCATCCCGGGTCTCAGCGGCTACCAGTCGATGGTCGTCGCCATGATGGCCATCACCGTCGGCTACCTGACGCTCTCGGGCATGCTGGGCGCGACGAAGAACATGGCCGTCCAGTACGTCATCCTCATCGTCGCGTTCCTCGCGGGCCTGTACGTCGTCGGCTTCACGCAGGGGTACTCGACGGTGCTGCCGCAGATAGAGTACGGCACGCTCATCAGCCAACTCGGCCGCGAGTTCAGCGAACCGTTCGTCAACCAGAGCTACTACCTGTGGGTCGCGACGGCGTTCTCGCTCGTCGTCGGCACCTGCGGACTCCCGCACGTGCTGGTCCGGTTCTACACCGTCGAGAGCGAGCGAACCGCCCGCTGGTCCACGGTGTGGGGGCTCGGCTTCATCCTGCTCCTGTACCTGAGTTCGCCCGCGTTCGCCGCGTTCGGGACAGACCTCTACGCGGAGAACATCGGTCCGGTGTACGGCGACCCCGGCATGACCAGCGCCGCCGGCGACGTCATCGTCGTGCTGGCGGCGCAACTCGCGAACCTGCCGACGTGGTTCGTCGGCCTCGTCGCGGCGGGCGGCATCGCCGCCGCCATCGCGACGACCGCCGGTCTGTTCATCGCCGGTTCCTCGGCCATCGCCCACGACATCTACGTCAACATCATCAACGAGGACGCGACCCAACGGCAGCAGATCCTCGTCGGCCGCCTGAGCATCGTCGCCCTCGGCGTGTTCACGACGCTGGCCGCACTCGACCCGGCGGCACCCATCGCCGCCCTCGTCTCCTACGCGTTCTCGCTTGCGGGTGCCGTGCTGTTCCCGATGTTCTTCCTCGGCCTCTGGTGGGAGAACACGAACCGCGAGGGCGCGCTCGCCGGCATGACGACCGGACTCGTCATCTGGTTCATTCCGATGGTCAACGAGGTGCTGCCGAGTTACGGCCTGTTCGCCGGCGCGGCCAACGCCGACGGCGTCATCTCGCCGGCACTCGCCCAGTGGGTGCCGGCCATCGGGTCCGCCCTCGTGGCCGTACCCGTCGTCTTCGTCGTCACCATCGCCGTCTCCTACGTGACGACGGAGCCGCCGATGGAGACAAAGCGCATGGTCAGGCAGTGTCACAGCCCCGAACCCATGGGCCAGCAACAGACCGCCGAAGACGTGGTCGGCGGCGGCGGTAGCGAAACCCCCGCGGACGACTAACGATGTACGAGCACATACTCGTCCCCACGGACGGTAGCGAGACGGCCCAGCAGGCCGTCGAACAAGCGGTCGACCTCGCCTCGAAGTACGGCGCGACGATTCACGCGCTCTACGTCATCGACGTGGACGCCGCGAGCTACTCGCTCGGCACCGAGCAGGTGAACCGAATCCGACGCGGCAACCTCGACGAGATGCCGGAGGTGAAAGCGGACGCCAAGGAGGCGACGGGGTACGTCGCCGACGCCGCCGCCGAACGCGACGTCGCAGTCGAGGAGCACGTCACCACCGGCGAACCCACCCGGGCCATCCGGAAGTTCATCGACGAGAACGACATCGACCTCGTGGTGATGGGCTCTCACGGCCGGTCGGGACTCTCCCGCGTCGTCCTCGGCAGCGTCGCCGAGAAAGTCCTGCGCCGGACGCGACTGCCCGTCCTCGTCGTCGATAGGGACGACGAAAAGGCGGACCTGTAAGGCCCCCCGCCGATATTTGAGACGCCATGAATCACGATTCCCATCCGAACGGCGGTGACCGCCCATGAGCATCGCAGACACCCTGCGCGAACACGGGTCGGGCATGCTGGCCGACTTAGCGTTCGCCGTCGTCTGGGTGACCGGCGTCTCCGTCTTCTTCGACTTCGTGACCGGGCCGCAGTGGGCCTACTACCTGTTCATGGCCGCCGGTATCCCCGCCTACTTCGGGTTCTTCTGGTCGCTGAAGATGGCGCGGGAACAGCAGTAGTAGCGGTACGCGTGAGAACGTAGTCGTACCGCGAGGCGAAGCGAGCCCTCGCGGTTCTTTTCGTCGCCAGACGCCCTCACCGGCGCACATCCGATACTACGGCGTAGTGACTCGCTATTCGCTCGTCGTTGCAATGTAGTTGTACCGCGAGGCGAGCGAATGCGAGCCTCGCGGCCCTTTTTGGTCCAGCTTTTTGCGAGGAGCGGTCGCGCTACGCGCGACCCGACGAAGTAAAAAGGTGGAGTGGGACCGCTGAGAGTCGAACTCAGGTCCTACCGACCCCATCGGCAGAGGATACCACTACCCCACGGTCCCAGGGTGCATTCTGAGGAAGGCGGTTCGAACCGTTAAGTGCTTCGCTTCGACTCGGCGCAGTCACCGAGTGCCACGTCGGTCCGAGTCACTCCTCGTCGCCGTCGTCACCGTCTCGCGGGGCGACCAGGTCACCCTCGTCGCGGACGGCCATGCTCAACACGGGGTCGCCCTCGTAGGCCGCGAGTCCCTCGCGGCGGGCGATAACGTACCCGTCGTGTTCCGAGGTGACGGTGTCGAGAACGTCGCCCTGCGGCGTCGTCACCTCCGCGACGACATCGCCGGATTCGACCACGTCGCCCGGCGCGACGCGGTGGCGGACGAGTCCCGCCGTCTCGGTGCGGGGGTGGACGGTCCGACGGACCGGATACTCGACCGGCGCGTCGGGGACGCCCGCGCCCGGTTCGCCCACGCCGTCGGGGCGTTCCGTCAGCATCCCGAGTTCGACCATCGCGGCGTAGATGCCCGCCACGCCCGCCCGGCGGGCGTCCTCGTCGACGACGCTGTGCCCGCCGAGTTCGACGGTGAACGCGGGGATGCCGGCGGCGTTCAGGGCCGCGCCGGCCGTCGAGCGTTGGAGTCCCTGTTCGACGTACTCCTCGGCGGGGAACTCCGTGAGGACGGGGAGGCCGAACGCCTCGACGAGGCGCGAGAGGTCCTCGGCCAACGCCTCCGCCGCCGACTCGTCGCGGCGCGACCCGTACAGCACCCGGTCGCGGATGACGAACGGCATCGACCCGATTTCGGCGGTGTGGACGTCGACGAGGGCGTCCGCCGACTCCGCGAACGCCTCGTACAGTCGCTCGTCGATTCGCTCCTGTACCCCCGGCGGGCGCGTCGAGGCGGACTCCGGGTCGGGGAAGTACCGGTTCGGGTCGTCGTCGCCGTAGTACGACCGCCTGCGGTTCTGCCGCAAGCCCGCCGGGTTGACGACGGGGACGGCGGCGACGGTTCCGGCGAGTCGTTCGACCGGGAGCGAGCCAATCGCGTCCTGCACCGCCGCGACGCCCGTCGCCTCGTCGCCGTGGACGCCGCCGGTCATCCACAGCGTCGGGCCGTCGTCGACTCCCTCGGCGACGACGAGGGGGAGTCGCTCCGCCCCGCCCGTCGGGAGGT is a window of Halopelagius longus DNA encoding:
- the ilvD gene encoding dihydroxy-acid dehydratase, with translation MSKQASREDEEEEPFSHGKDPNLQSSEVTEGADRAPHRAMFRAMGFDDEDLGSPMVGIANPAADITPCNVHLDDVADAAIEGVEDAGGMPIEFGTITISDAISMGTEGMKASLISREVIADSVELVAFGERMDALVTVAGCDKNLPGMMMASIRTDLPSVFLYGGSIMPGEHEGREVTVQSVFEGVGTYAEGDMSADELDDLERNACPGAGSCGGMFTANTMASISEALGMAPLGTASAPAESEERYDVARRSGEAVLNAVENDIRPSDVLSKKSFENAIALQVAVGGSTNAVLHLLALAAEAGIDLGIDEFDEISRRTPKIANLEPGGTKVMKDLHEEGGVPVVIRRLLDAGLFHGDAMTVTGRTIEEELEQLDLPDDDDVGGDFIYPVDDPYQEEGAIKILKGNLAPDGAVLKVTGDDKFHHSGPVRVFEGEEDAMAYVQEGHIESGDVIAIRNEGPQGGPGMREMLGVTAAVVGQGHEDDVALLTDGRFSGATRGPMVGHVAPEAAMGGPIALLEDGDEVTVDIPNRELSVDLSEEELAERKEEWEPHPPNYTSGVLAKYGNDFGSAANGAVTNPGAKRQD
- a CDS encoding DUF5789 family protein, encoding MSNDDTESNEDAQDQQMGVEFGSLADELDAEEYPMSKEQVVDKYGDHELNIADGTKTVQEVLGQQGDEEFQSANDVQQSILNMVGSEAVGRQRYSDRALDDDPQDGSNQSF
- a CDS encoding alpha,alpha-trehalose-phosphate synthase (UDP-forming) gives rise to the protein MNVSDVSSSLSNRRASASERDGRSTQTTDDVVVVSNRQPYRHEYDDEGGINVSRPTGGLTSALDAAMRERNGTWIAWGDGSADRDVVDDEGHVTVPPDEEEGTYTLNRVWLSDEQVENYYLGFSNRVLWPVCHSMLMNVHSEAAYWQNYEAVNDQFVDNVARHVGESTIVWFQDYHLSLAPRMLESRVPDGAFLAHFWHIPWPGWDMFRACPHGEEIIAGLLGNDLLGFHVPRYGENFMECVEQTLPDADVDRDAAEITFRGKTTTIKAFPLGVSVDTIRTGAKSEAAESFWSEFADEHHLDEKRVSVGVDRLDYTKGIPERFEALERLWEDSPEWRGALTHVQIGSKSRSEIEEYMDIQTEVEEEAARINERFGTDEWEPIVYTTAHLSDEALYGAYRHGDIALVSPLRDGMNLVAQEYVAAQGDDDDAVLLLSDQTGAHDYMGEWTVTVRPQNTDEFASAIDDALRMPASERRERMRELRNRVEDADVSRWMHSVFETIAEMQTAGTGGSDGE
- the otsB gene encoding trehalose-phosphatase codes for the protein MSEDVGASPNESGETPLFRSRTTEVGEWLDDAEGLTLGLDFDGTLAPIGADPEETEIYPDSRKAVEELVDHPRIEVTVISGRELADVVERVGIDGIDYAGNHGLEMRIDGEKEVHPDAVTARSEIEDLCAEIRSEIDHVPGSFVEEKGVTASVHFRQTPEEYVEEVVAAVEELAADSEEDIHVVSGKQIREIRPDVDWDKGRVVDRLDERAPDGWRTMYVGDDTTDEDAFRAVQPSGIGILVGDRPDTDADYRIENHEQVPSLLEWLATRASSPER
- a CDS encoding helix-turn-helix domain-containing protein; the protein is MSTSTIAVVRIPSSEFALSDTFERYPDVEFDIERLVARDSDSAMPFMWARGSNLDAVEDALREDSSVAELEVLANLGDERLYRMSWVAHIRLVIHILLEEEGTILDAHGRGGNWRLRIMFPERDSLSATYDFCSEHGLSFEVEKVYDMNESARAGRFGLSEEQFDALTTAAEHGYFQVPRGVTAEELGEMLGITHQSLSERLRRGQENLIRSTLLIDDPDVE
- a CDS encoding DUF4212 domain-containing protein, encoding MTDNDTHSPADEANVETDGGVATQAARDHRNIDYLNREVNLLRPSTPFMRDHLRIIRTGFVIWALIVFGPVTLTAVAPDVMTTTLPVIGFPLHYFLVAVGAPSGALILAFWYARKRDALDEKYGISHQTVTEDRGGGPEGATADGGVTE
- a CDS encoding sodium:solute symporter family transporter, with protein sequence MMEVLLQSGLLPEGLNVSFKLLPAILVTGMLLLFLVIGYVFKVADTEGMWVAGRSIGNVENGMAIGANWMSAASYLGMAALIATSGFYGLSFIVGWSTGYFILLIFMAAQMRRFGKYTAPDFVGDRFNSDSARAIAAVTTFLIGFVYAIGQARGMGLVGLYIFGDIGIPGLSGYQSMVVAMMAITVGYLTLSGMLGATKNMAVQYVILIVAFLAGLYVVGFTQGYSTVLPQIEYGTLISQLGREFSEPFVNQSYYLWVATAFSLVVGTCGLPHVLVRFYTVESERTARWSTVWGLGFILLLYLSSPAFAAFGTDLYAENIGPVYGDPGMTSAAGDVIVVLAAQLANLPTWFVGLVAAGGIAAAIATTAGLFIAGSSAIAHDIYVNIINEDATQRQQILVGRLSIVALGVFTTLAALDPAAPIAALVSYAFSLAGAVLFPMFFLGLWWENTNREGALAGMTTGLVIWFIPMVNEVLPSYGLFAGAANADGVISPALAQWVPAIGSALVAVPVVFVVTIAVSYVTTEPPMETKRMVRQCHSPEPMGQQQTAEDVVGGGGSETPADD
- a CDS encoding universal stress protein, which codes for MYEHILVPTDGSETAQQAVEQAVDLASKYGATIHALYVIDVDAASYSLGTEQVNRIRRGNLDEMPEVKADAKEATGYVADAAAERDVAVEEHVTTGEPTRAIRKFIDENDIDLVVMGSHGRSGLSRVVLGSVAEKVLRRTRLPVLVVDRDDEKADL
- a CDS encoding succinylglutamate desuccinylase/aspartoacylase family protein, translating into MQLGTVQSEPGEVVSGWVEATDLPTGGAERLPLVVAEGVDDGPTLWMTGGVHGDEATGVAAVQDAIGSLPVERLAGTVAAVPVVNPAGLRQNRRRSYYGDDDPNRYFPDPESASTRPPGVQERIDERLYEAFAESADALVDVHTAEIGSMPFVIRDRVLYGSRRDESAAEALAEDLSRLVEAFGLPVLTEFPAEEYVEQGLQRSTAGAALNAAGIPAFTVELGGHSVVDEDARRAGVAGIYAAMVELGMLTERPDGVGEPGAGVPDAPVEYPVRRTVHPRTETAGLVRHRVAPGDVVESGDVVAEVTTPQGDVLDTVTSEHDGYVIARREGLAAYEGDPVLSMAVRDEGDLVAPRDGDDGDEE